AAATCTGGAAGATCGGTGGGCGATTGATGCTTTCATCATGGGTATGTTGAATGAGCTTGTTCAATATTCATTAACAGATaacaagacaaaaaaaatattgttaacCTTTATAAAAGGGTTCACAAGTTTGTAGAAGCGGAAGAAATAAAATGATCAATTCACAATTCTTTTCACTGGGAAGATAGGCAACTTTGAGGGCAGCCGAGTACTCGTGGGCAGTTAGGATATGCCCTACAAGGTTCGCGGGTACAAGATAGGGGAcaacacaaatatttttttgcaGGGCTGTAGTTCGCGAAGCTTTCAAAGATTACAACATGAGTCCACAGGAAAAGCCAAGATCGTAGAATGCAGATAGAGGCAAGTAACATGTTAGAGGTGTTATCCAAGTTATCATGGGCATAAATAAAAAGTAGGAAGCTTCCAATTCCAAAAGGAAGGCTCATCTTCGGAACGTCATGTTAGTTAGTAAAACTAAGAGATCTCACCGAGCTTTACAGGGAGAGAATGGAGAAATGAGCAAAAAAGAGTTAGACAAAGCTCAACACAAAGTAACCAGgtatttcacaatttcattaTGTGATGTTCAGTCTATCTTTATATTTAGTATATCTTAGTTTCAGTTAGTTAAGTTTCCTGAATTTATTTCCTTTAGATACATCCTTACACTTGGAACGTCTGTCATAAAGAAATACTGTATAAGCACACTAAATTAATTGACTAATCAGGCTTGTTCccattatttattatagtttCAAGTTAGCTGACAAGTACTAGTATCCTACGGTTCATGGATTTATGATCGCAACCTCCCATATACAAGATTTTCAGAATCTTACGGTTCACCGATTTACAATCGTGACCTCTTATGAGATTTTCAAAATCTCGCGGTTTGTCGATTTTTGATCACAACCTCCTACTTATGAGATTTTCAGAATCTCGCGGTTTGTCGATTTATGATCACAACCTTCtacttatgaaatttttaaaatctttcagTTTGCCGATTTACAATCGCAACCTACTGCTTACAggatttttagaattttgtagTTGTCGATTTAAGATCACAACTTTCTCGTATGATTCGTTGATTTAAGATCGCAATCTAGAATTTTCAGGATTTTCAGAATCTTGTAGTTTCCGATTCAAGATCACAACTTACTCATacgattttttaaattaatattacaaCATGCTTATGTGACTTGTCAATTCattgatttcaattttaaagttacaaaacattTAGAAAAGTACTATATTTTTGGTAGCACAGTTCATGTAATTTCCTGCGTAGCTCGTAACTCCCTACATAGCTCGCACATTTTTATTGAGCAACTCACCAGTTCACATAATTCTCTATTGATAAGTTCACATAATTTTTTGTTGCACAACCACCATAATTTTCTACTGTACAGTTTGCATAAATTTTTTTGCATAGCTAGTATAATTTTCTAATGCATAGTTCGCATAATTTTCTACTACTAgcataattttacattttaggggGGCTGGAGCCCTTACCAAACCCCCTAGATCCGCCCCTGGcttttttgatgtattttgacAGTTTAAGTAACCTATTGAGTGtaaaaaaagggtttaattgctttttttgaaaaaatttgaggacctttttaatgtattttgaaaattcaagtacccaattgaattaaaaaaacaggggcttaattgattttctctaaaaaattgagggtttttacacccttaagtcaaaattttaatatcacattctttatttgtatttattaataGATTGAGTAAGGGATTACATTTAATACTTTGTAAATGAAAGGCATTGAAgtaattgatttgttttattagtagaaataatatgattatgCAAAAAGAagtaacttaaatttaatttaatttggaaaaaagtattcaagtaaatattttagaaGATTAATATATCAAGTTCCTAAAACAATTAAGTGGGCAATTTACCagaaaaagccctttttttaaaaaatttaccgaaatgggccgatttttttgattatttatcggaatggtccattttggAAATTGTGCCCACGTAATGTGATGTCGTGGTAAATGGCGGAGGTCGCGTCCACGTCGTGagtcgctaccgacgtgacgcCGACCTCCGCCATTTATTctcgacatcgctaccgacgtaTGCCGATTTTGACGTTGATTTCACGTTTGGGTTTtcggcttttagggtttagggtgcaagctttttagggtttaggggtcccgaaataaattatttcgagttgacgtgtctagtcaaatagtataaaatcgcttctaccaggatgctatttgagaagaattgtgaaatcgctaccgtggacgcgattttgctctgagaggtcatgtaagaaataatttttttctggtttttctgagcaaatagtataaaatcgttTCTAtgaggatgctatttgagaagaaattgtgaaatcgcgccctcgtgaacgcgattttgctacagtaggtcatgtaagaaataatttttttctgatgtttctgagcaaatagtataaaatcgttTCTAcgaggatgctatttgagaagaaattgtgaaatcgtgccctcgtggGCACAAATTATCTACAGTAgcaagtttgggctgaggctataaattaggcagaaaatgttcttagaatgcataagtcatagcagaaacaatttagagaggctaagaaagttagagtttcaaaatgagtgaacgtattagtgttgttatttactacgatggtgaggtttgccacaccgagaatggtgttgtctTTTTGTCGGAGAACacggtgcgactgtcatttaaccagaacatagatttgacagaacttcgtaaaagaattaggcgtaaaatcttcggaacgacgccaatgaaagttctgtcaatcacgtattgattttgttcttgtgttgatccggtgacatatgactcgttcgacataaaaggtgctcgtagcttggaggcaatggtgcagactcatcttgctagtggagcaacttatattgagttatatgtacaatttacgccGCCAATCGATGTACTTccgtccggtgttcgagatgtatacgaCCCTCGGCCGACACttggttagcgggttacaaaatctGAATGACCCATGTTCGGTAgaggtgtcgaatgcacatccccgcaagacactctgttggtggatgggacatgtacgtcggtggctcgacgtttgatCTTGGAAATACGTCGGGAAGCTGCGtcaagttctagtggatggcaatctacatccaattggggacgttatcaaatgcccgaAGAAGGGATGACGTCGCCACGACGCCAACCGGTGAGGGACGTCGTACAtcgcagatgattgtgggttagaagatgactccgatgtggatccacctcgagagcccgggccggatggtgcagaagtgagattattttctgaaccggagcctattccaacagaaggtgaagatgctgaaaggagttcagatgatgaagaaaattcacgattcagagcatactcacctccagcccacatgcataatgtcgatctgtcagcAGATGATGcattagagtttccagatctaccacaccggttgcgcgatcatacaagttcgggggtagatttcgatgaacttgaagttggtaatcagtttaccaacaaggatagttttattggtgctttgaaacagcatagcatcaaaaatGGCGTTAATTACTatgtcgttaaatcaaaatccgATAAGTTTGAagcgaagtgtgcggtgcaagatggcacatgttcatggaaaatcgtcACCTCGTTAAAGAAAAGGAcggggttgtgggagataaaaaagtacaaaggtccacatacatgtgctgcaggtacaggattgaatgtatctgaataataattttattttgcaatgttgcattatctaatgtactccctctgtaggtgtttcacaagatcatcccaaaatggattcagctatgttagctagcttgataatgcccacgataaaagcagatcccaggacttcagtgccggtgataattgccaatatccgtagccaaatggggtatacgccctcttaccgcaaggcttggatagctaagcaaaaggcgttggagaagatgcatagtgggtgggacgcctcatataataaagtatggcagtggtgtcaggtgctagagagatacgtcccaggtgccatcacagaccttgaaacggaacatgcgtactacaatggccgattgctacgtggatgtcAAGTGTTCAAAtgcctattttggacctttaagcaatactgagacgcatttccatactgcaagccgttggtacaaattgacggtaccttcatgttcggtaggtatactcatcggctattggttgcagtggcacaggacggcgctgggagaattcttccaattacatttgcaataacaccgggggagtcatctgatgactgggatttctttctctctagattaaggaggcatgtctgcccccaacctgatatctgtgttatttcagatcggggcgccggtatactagctgcatttgatcgagagggaagcttgTGGTAGCGCACATACCATaaatattgcctaagacacgttgcttcgaactactacaagCAATATCCATCCAAGggcgaacgacgacaagtgatcaacatgggtatttagtttataactgtattatttcgtttgtcaatttgaattagttttattggtagaagtggtataaaatatTCGCTATTATCTTCcaattggcagggtatgaaataaataaagatcgttttcaggagatgttggcaatttgaCGATCCCAAAAtggagaaggggcggactacctttgtaacatacgtttcgaacagtggacacaagcatacgatggaggcctacgatatggccatatgacgtcgaacctggctgaatgcataaattctgttcttaaaggaacgcgccatctaccgataacattggttgtgcgagagacatttccgtttggcggcgctatttccaaagcgagcagcaactTATGTTGGCCAGATGCAGGgtggccatgtatggtgcagtaaggtagttcaagaaattaacaaggcgaaggcgagggcaaacatcatgcacacagtgtgtcacgatcgagacaatttatggtttcgcgtgacggagtttgacagaccgcaccaaggtgttgttggcgggcagtatcgtgtacacttgcgaaacaggacttgtgactgtaggaagtttgatgcacttcgttatccatgtgctcatgttattgcagcttgccAGAAACTTTGTCTGGATCCaatgagttatgtggacgaagtgtacaaactagaaaacatgtacaacatTTGGAGACatgttttcccaccggtcccagatgaacgtaactggccgcccgtatctcttgctccttttaagctgttaccggatagaaaATTACGTCGctaaccaaagggtcgaccttgctccactagaatacggaacaatatggatatccgagaaacatcCAGTCAgtagaagttgtgcggatggtgtaggaacccaggccatacaatTCGATCATGCCCTATCGCAATAGctgaatgtaattttagaaaaaaaatattttcttcaattattaattgataattgtataaattgttagtaaaattatcaaattagtttaatttcttaattgttagtaccagtcaaaacattttaccgatctaacattatgtaaaattatgtaaaattattaagctaAAAACTTTtcttaatggttagtaaaatttatcaaataatctcaaattattaagtccaaaaattgtgttaatggttaTTAAAGTGttcaaaatatgtaaaattattaagccaaaaaatatgtaaaattattaagccaaaaaatttaggttagtttagggttttaattaatttaggttagggttagggttttagttaatttaggttagctttagggtttttaattaatttaggttagattagggttttagttaatttatgttaggtttagggttttaattaatttaggttagattagggttttaaattaatttaggttaggtttagggttttaattaatttagattagattgggttttagttaatttaggttaggtttagggttttaatcaaattagggttttattttactatatcaaataatatcaaaattttcttaaaaaatttctatgcgtattacatcaaataaacttctattttattacatcaaataataaatttaaatacggcaATCAATGTCCATGACCGggggattcggttccacatggTGGCCATCGACGGTtgcgcgctggattcctccttcctctagCTTCCGGCGGTGGTTGTTCTTCCTCTGGTGCTGATTGTGGTCCTTCCTCCGGTGGTGGTTGTGGTTCTTCCGGTTCGACAttggttgtcggacttgggacgatgatccacctttaaagaatagtgtatgtggaggtgtttgcatcatgaacgaCGACAGTGTTTGAAAGTCATATGTTGCTagcgattggtaaaaaggagagctccccgaaGGCATAGCCGATCCCTCCTGCGCCGCTGGCCTAGATATCGACGGTCCACTAggcataacaggaaatggagctgaaccgggcatttggctccaacctgccatagtattcggaaaaggatacatgtaagggttagggtacatataagggctaggaaacataCCTGACATCATAGGgaaaggcggttgcgtgggtatcatctgttgaattgctgcgTCAGGTGACTGTGTCGCTGCTCTCGTTAGGGCCGGTGATTGCATGCCCACTGATGATGCGCTGGGTGactgtctgggcctcgttgaggggctgccttcgAAGTCTtctcgtcttggatttagaggcccccGCCTTTCCCTTCCGAGACGTAATTGCCGTTTcctctcctctggcgtaagtaaatacggcttgccatggatcctaaaccatggcatgtattttGGAACacacgctaactccggaacgatgattgcttcccgagtaggtagatattcatgccgattttcccacatttccgtgtactcggaccagtatctaggtatccgtacctaatagccgaaggtcgattttgtggtgctcgTCAAACTCCTCAGGGTCCACAGGAATCGGTtatctacatccaaactgtcgtagcactttgtctgtctggtggggctccacggttgcatagttgatcaacaccactttcatatgccaagcgttcggattttgtaaaaactcttccgggattactgcctgaattgccggatcctcgtatggtgtccattaaaactatatgaacatgatagaaatattagttatatacataatactaaatactaaatactaaatatcaatcgactagtgaatgtatggaaatatctatttgcaataatacttacttctgcttccgaccgttggtccaatagaagccgtatatcttcaagttcagatGGTAATCCACGaaaacttgccggatggtttcacctaattaaataaatttttagcatacttttattgtataaatctacacaataattcaaaaatgtaatataaaatttacctcgttacaagtgggaatgtatatgggtggttcactcgatgacgtagaaatggaaagcgaaaccgtgcccatgattgcagtagtgacaggcaacctccgatgtttgctctcctcggtcgcgtcgccccgcacatctcccgatataatgttgccaagacggcagacccccaactaaattcaccggctcctctaaaatcaacgagttttagcagccaccttagattacacggctccgtgacgtgtccggcatcagataacctccaattatttgaagaatgtatgatcgagcatatcgAATTCTTTGGATTTCGGTTGAATTTACATTCGGCTcggggaaggtggcacgtaaccagcccatctcgaccttacctccatccattttttCTGGAAttgcgcccaaaagctcgtagcacaccgcctcccaattgctagattgggcagactcGGTGACTAGGTGCCCGTCCACCGACAATCGCAAATGCATgctgacatcttctagagtgatagtgcactctccacatggaagatgaaatgtgtgcgtctcgggtctccacctctcgatcaatgCACTAatcagtttcgggtccaacttgaaTCCCTGGCCTATCGttgccacgtgccaaaaacccgcttcccgcaggtagttctctactaacggtgatggaggagcatgcatattccggatatggcattccaatacccgaccttcagacttttataacaaacaataaattaataattatctaaaaatacataaataaaaaatcttaaataataattacaaattaaatttaatacttaccattttcatttgctccaccgatatgtgattgctatcaagacgagtcaatgatccgccattgatgaaaatataaaaaattaaaattattttaaaaaatataaaaagttataattattttaaaaaatggatttgagagaattttggaaggaaaataaaattaaatatgagtttgagagaattttggaaggaaattgagagaattttggaaggaaattgagaggattagAGAGGAAAAattagataggatttgtttgtgaaaaaaaataaaggggtgggggtatttatatatatttttttgaccgttgggggggcaacggtcaaatttttaaCCGTTGGGGTACTGTTCACGTGCGGAGAAGGTCGCGTCCACGTCAAGggcgcgatttccttccacgtcagcaggtcgcgctgacgtggacgcaacCTTCTGCCAtttaccctgacatcgcgcttaTGTGGGCGTGATTTTCcgaaaaatggaccattccggtaaataatcaaaaaattggcccattttaataaatttaaaaaaaaaaggttttttctGGTAAATTACCCCAATtaagttgtaattttttaaagttatggtaccaatttatttaatttaggtgGAACAATGgtagaaacaaaagaagaactACCCCCACTGATTTCGCGGCCTTTCGCTTTTCTCGTGGTTCTCTCCGTATTGTCTTCTACACGAGTCCGTGCTTTCCTTTTTCCCTCTCATTTTTCAGTTTtcgttattatttttaggatccttgtattaaacaaacaaacaataaaaactTATTGAATTTCCGGTGACAGCTAAAAGCTGGAATCTTCTACGTATCAATCTTTCCTTTCCATGcctttcttgtttttttttccttactGCAACACTGATGAACCGATAGCGATTGTTTaagctctctctttttttcccaaatctgttcatttgcttttttttttttgtttccaggtatcttcttcttttttgttttcgaTACGATTTTCTTCGCCTTTTGTCGATCTAATGCACTGACGAATGACGACGGTGTTTtctatttccttcttttttattttctttttctttcattggCATCGTTTCACAATAATAGgtaaaatgaattaatcaaAGTGATGATAAAGTATAGAAAATGTGGTtgaaaaacttattttattcaattatgaattgaatgagtgtaaacatatgcataaagtagtaataaaaaaatgttgttgCGACTAAAGTTTTAGTTTGTCGGTGAAAGTGGAGTTTTATTCAGATTCAAGTTTTGTTATTTGTAATTGGGTCATGTAGATTTTTAGTCtcattatatatgaattttatcttattttttcaGTGATTTGattgttcatatatatatatatataatagtgagtagttttgatttagtttttgtttttgttgttccaggagtgaaaattttgaagaattgaTTGGTAAAAGAAGGCAATAGTGATAATGGCATTAGGAAAATATGGTAGAGTAGATTACAATAATAATGCTAATGGTAGAAGGTCATCATCTTCGAGTTATGGTTCCACCGTCACCATTGTGGTTTTCGTGGGATTATGTTTAGTTGGGATTTGGATGATGACTTCATCCTCGGTTATCCCCGACCAAAACGTGGACGATGTGGCCCATGAAAAGAAAACCGATCTCGACGATCAGGTTACACCAGTAATCAGCAATAGCAATGACAGCAATAACATTGTGCAATTCGAAGATAACCCCGGGGTTTTACCTGAGGATGCTAGGAAAGGTGACTCCAATAGTCTAGCGAAAGATGATGGCAATGCCACTGGAAACTTAAATACGCAAGAAAACAAGGAGAACACTGAAGAGATTAAGTTGGATGAGTCTAAGAAGCAGTTGGATTCTGAAGGTGGACGGATAGACAACATTAGCGGTGAGAATTTACCCGAGGATGTGAGGAAAGTGGGCTCGAATGCGAGTCTGGCTAAAGATGACGTAACTGCCAGCTTAAATACACAAGAAAACAAAGAGAATAGTGAAGAGAGTAAGTTGGATGAGTCTAAGGAGGATAAGAAGCAGTTGGATTCTGAAGGTGGACAGACAAGCAGTAGTCGTGAGAATTTACCCGAGCGTGCCTCGAAAGGGGACTCGAATTTGAGTCCGGATAAAGATGATGGCAATTTAAATACGcaagaaaacaagaaaactGAAGAGAGCAAGTTGGATGAGTCTAAAAAGGATACGAAGCAGTTGGATTCTGAAAGTAGAGAGAGAAACAACAATGGTGAGAATTTGGGTGGATTAGGGGGTTCTGAAGAGAACTCTGATGACAAAAAGTCTAATTTGGGAGAGAGCAATAAGAAAGTTGTCTCCAATAAGAATGACGAGAAATCTGATTCTGGTGGTGGTGAAAGGAGACCGGATAAAAATTCCTCTGAAACTAATGATGGTCAAATAAATGGGAAGGTTGATGAAAATCACAATAAGGAGTCTAACAAAATCTATGGTGACAAAAAGGATCTTGAAGGTGGTAAGAATTTGGGTGGACTAGGGAGTTCTGAAGAGAATCTTGATGACAAAACGTCCGATCCAAGAGAGAGCAACAAGAAAGCTGTCTCTATTGACAAGAATGGCGAGAAATATGATTCTGGTGTCGGTGAAAAGAGACCAGATGAAAAATCCTCTGAAACTTATGGAGGTAAGGTGGATGGTCAGGTAGAGGGGAAGTTtgatcaaaatgataaaaaaaagtcGAATAAAAGCTCTGGCGAGGCAAAAGATAATCCTCAAGTGGAAAGCCAAAACGTAAATGAAGCTTTCCCCTCTGCTTCTGAACTTTTGAGTGAGAGAATTACTAGGAATGGATCATTCTCTACTCAGGCGGCGGTATCAAAGAATGAAAAGAAGGATCGGTTACCATCCAATAAATACAATTGGAAGCTTTGCAATTCTACTGCTGGGCCTGATTTTATCCCTTGCCTTGACAATTGGGAAGCAATCAAGCATCTCCGAACTAATAAACATTATGAGCATCGAGAGAGGCACTGTCCGGAAGAACCACCTACCTGCCTTGTTCCTCTTCCTGAAGGATATAAACGCCCTATTAAGTGGCCGAAAAGCAGAGAGAGGGTACTTCACATATGCtggttcattttttttttcacttcaatttcatgtttaatgaGATGAACTAACGAAGGTTTTCCTGCTGCTATAGATTTGGTACTCTAATGTTCCCCATGCTCAGCTGGCACAAATTAAAGGTCATCAGAATTGGGTGAAAGTTACTGGAGAATACCTCACATTTCCTGGTGGTGGAACCCAGTTCAAGCACGGTGCTCTTCACTATATTGACTTCATAGAAGAGGTGAGTGCTCAAAATTAATCTATTGTCTTCAAACTTCATTATATCATTGATTACCGTGTCTCATCCCCTTCCGTGTGGCCTCTACTTGTTGAACAAgtttttaattgtttgtaaACGTTTTAGATTTGATGTTCATAAACctgttaatttattttcacGAATGCTCGCGAAAAAAGCCATGTATGTTTGTTTAGGCTTGGCTCATTTACACGAATCtatctataaatatttgatatgatTTTAAATAGAATGCTTGTTTACCATCCATGGTGTTCCATTTCGCATTAAAACAATGATGGCATTAAGGTTCCTCTTCTCCAATGAGTTCTTTCAACTTCCCCTTAATGTTGGATTATTATTCTGTAGTCTATGCCTGATATAGCATGGGGAAAACGCTCTCGTGTGATATTGGATGTTGGATGTGGGGTTGCTAGCTTTGGAGGTTTTCTTTTTGACAGAAATGTGCTCGCCATGTCATTGGCACCTAAAGATGAACATGAAGCTCAAGTACAGTTTGCATTAGAAAGGGGAATTCCTGCGGTGTCCGCTGTGATGGGTACTAAGAAACTTCCCTACCCTGGCAGAGTATTTGATATTGTTCATTGTGCACGATGTAGAGTTCCATGGCACATAGAAGGTATATAAATAGcctcattttataaaattttagttaagaaCCATCTTGGATTCATAATAATAAGTCATTAGAAGTGcattttatgaaatttctaTGCTTGAATATTAATCTATTTTAGCAATATGTAGGTG
This genomic window from Gossypium raimondii isolate GPD5lz chromosome 10, ASM2569854v1, whole genome shotgun sequence contains:
- the LOC105778464 gene encoding probable methyltransferase PMT24, whose translation is MALGKYGRVDYNNNANGRRSSSSSYGSTVTIVVFVGLCLVGIWMMTSSSVIPDQNVDDVAHEKKTDLDDQVTPVISNSNDSNNIVQFEDNPGVLPEDARKGDSNSLAKDDGNATGNLNTQENKENTEEIKLDESKKQLDSEGGRIDNISGENLPEDVRKVGSNASLAKDDVTASLNTQENKENSEESKLDESKEDKKQLDSEGGQTSSSRENLPERASKGDSNLSPDKDDGNLNTQENKKTEESKLDESKKDTKQLDSESRERNNNGENLGGLGGSEENSDDKKSNLGESNKKVVSNKNDEKSDSGGGERRPDKNSSETNDGQINGKVDENHNKESNKIYGDKKDLEGGKNLGGLGSSEENLDDKTSDPRESNKKAVSIDKNGEKYDSGVGEKRPDEKSSETYGGKVDGQVEGKFDQNDKKKSNKSSGEAKDNPQVESQNVNEAFPSASELLSERITRNGSFSTQAAVSKNEKKDRLPSNKYNWKLCNSTAGPDFIPCLDNWEAIKHLRTNKHYEHRERHCPEEPPTCLVPLPEGYKRPIKWPKSRERIWYSNVPHAQLAQIKGHQNWVKVTGEYLTFPGGGTQFKHGALHYIDFIEESMPDIAWGKRSRVILDVGCGVASFGGFLFDRNVLAMSLAPKDEHEAQVQFALERGIPAVSAVMGTKKLPYPGRVFDIVHCARCRVPWHIEGGKLLLELNRLLRPGGFFVWSAFPVYQKIPEDVEIWKAMVELTKAMCWELVNKTSKDAINRVAVAIFKKPTSNDCYNGRLKQEPPLCPENDDPNAAWNVSLKTCMHKIPVDASERGSKWPEKWPARLEKSPYWLLSSHVGVYGKAAPEDFVADYEHWKRGIKSYLNGMGINWSSIRNVMDMKAVYGGFAAALKGLNLWVMNVIPIRSPDTLPIIYERGLFGMYHDWCESFSTYPRSYDLLHADHLFSKVKKRCKLVSVVAEVDRILRPGGKLIVRDNVDTINELEDMVMSMEWEVLKTYSKNKEGLLCVQKSMWRPKEVQTVTFAIS